A genomic window from bacterium includes:
- a CDS encoding GNAT family N-acetyltransferase, which translates to MTAVKFYQGEKVYLRPVEQEDSEMVYAGKNDANVRETLFLSAPMTLEQVHAEMNAWTGSKETVLFTICRQEDQKPVGQTALVRIDPVSRAAVFFIAIYNPAFWSQGFAGEATRLMVNYAFNVLNLNRIQLHVCCDNDHAVKAYQRAGFRIEGTLRQAMYHHNRYCDFYVMAILREELYQTSKG; encoded by the coding sequence ATGACTGCGGTAAAATTTTATCAAGGGGAAAAAGTGTATCTGCGTCCGGTGGAGCAAGAGGATAGCGAAATGGTTTATGCCGGAAAGAATGACGCAAACGTGCGGGAAACGCTGTTTCTGTCTGCGCCGATGACGTTGGAGCAGGTGCATGCGGAGATGAACGCATGGACCGGCAGTAAGGAGACCGTGCTGTTTACAATCTGCCGGCAGGAGGACCAGAAACCGGTCGGGCAAACCGCACTGGTGCGCATCGATCCGGTCAGTCGCGCGGCTGTTTTTTTTATCGCGATTTACAATCCGGCGTTCTGGTCTCAGGGCTTTGCCGGTGAGGCCACACGGTTGATGGTGAATTATGCATTCAATGTTTTAAATTTAAATCGCATCCAGCTGCACGTATGTTGCGACAACGATCATGCCGTGAAAGCGTATCAACGTGCGGGATTTCGGATTGAGGGAACGCTGCGGCAGGCGATGTATCATCATAACCGCTATTGCGATTTTTATGTCATGGCGATCTTGCGAGAAGAGCTTTATCAGACATCCAAGGGTTGA